Proteins encoded together in one Macadamia integrifolia cultivar HAES 741 chromosome 8, SCU_Mint_v3, whole genome shotgun sequence window:
- the LOC122085747 gene encoding CASP-like protein 4A4 isoform X1 gives MKENRATGGDLFGAMAAGSSPPRLYSPAQPQYPTPSSFTINSIGSTTWSSKPTLHLCNLFIRSLAFLFSFISAISLVAPSPNKKKDEATFSFGLHPELWYSFGVTILASIYTAFQLFKGVFDIVHRGLLISDLVSDYLSFILDHVSNALIKDHLSFYLFFLPFLGLLMNGLLAGGMQQLLCYLLISSSSLSVPAILRIESVSPIWKATIVSVSMSFAAFLVFVACSLLSGYKLCKRIIW, from the exons ATGAAAGAGAATAGAGCTACTGGTGGTGATCTGTTTGGAGCAATGGCTGCAGGATCCTCTCCTCCTCGACTCTATTCTCCGGCGCAACCACAGTACCCAACACCGTCATCGTTCACCATCAACTCTATTGGCTCAACTACATGGAGCTCTAAACCCACCCTCCATCTCTGTAATCTCTTTATTCGTTCACTggctttcctcttctccttcatctctGCTATCTCACTCGTTGCACCCTCTCCCaacaagaagaaagacgaaGCCACGTTTAGTTTCGGTCTACACCCAGAATTATG GTACAGCTTCGGTGTTACCATTTTGGCATCTATATACACAGCCTTCCAACTCTTCAAAGGTGTATTTGACATTGTTCATAGAGGTCTTCTTATCTCGGATTTGGTCTCTGACTATCTAAGCTTCATTCTTGATCACGTAAGTAATGCCTTAATCAAGGATCACTTAAGCTTTTACTTGTTCTTCTTACCCTTTTTGGGATTGTTAATGAATGGCTTATTGGCTGGTGGGATGCAACAGCTGCTATGCTACCTACTCATTTCATCATCTTCACTATCAGTGCCGGCCATCCTACGGATAGAAAGTGTTTCGCCGATTTGGAAGGCAACCATTGTGTCTGTGAGCATGTCATTCGCTGCTTTCTTAGTCTTCGTAGCTTGTAGTCTTTTGTCTGGCTACAAGCTCTGCAAAAGAATCATCTGGTGA
- the LOC122085747 gene encoding CASP-like protein 4A4 isoform X2 encodes MKENRATGGDLFGAMAAGSSPPRLYSPAQPQYPTPSSFTINSIGSTTWSSKPTLHLCNLFIRSLAFLFSFISAISLVAPSPNKKKDEATFSFGLHPELWYSFGVTILASIYTAFQLFKGVFDIVHRGLLISDLVSDYLSFILDHLLCYLLISSSSLSVPAILRIESVSPIWKATIVSVSMSFAAFLVFVACSLLSGYKLCKRIIW; translated from the exons ATGAAAGAGAATAGAGCTACTGGTGGTGATCTGTTTGGAGCAATGGCTGCAGGATCCTCTCCTCCTCGACTCTATTCTCCGGCGCAACCACAGTACCCAACACCGTCATCGTTCACCATCAACTCTATTGGCTCAACTACATGGAGCTCTAAACCCACCCTCCATCTCTGTAATCTCTTTATTCGTTCACTggctttcctcttctccttcatctctGCTATCTCACTCGTTGCACCCTCTCCCaacaagaagaaagacgaaGCCACGTTTAGTTTCGGTCTACACCCAGAATTATG GTACAGCTTCGGTGTTACCATTTTGGCATCTATATACACAGCCTTCCAACTCTTCAAAGGTGTATTTGACATTGTTCATAGAGGTCTTCTTATCTCGGATTTGGTCTCTGACTATCTAAGCTTCATTCTTGATCAC CTGCTATGCTACCTACTCATTTCATCATCTTCACTATCAGTGCCGGCCATCCTACGGATAGAAAGTGTTTCGCCGATTTGGAAGGCAACCATTGTGTCTGTGAGCATGTCATTCGCTGCTTTCTTAGTCTTCGTAGCTTGTAGTCTTTTGTCTGGCTACAAGCTCTGCAAAAGAATCATCTGGTGA
- the LOC122087039 gene encoding protein P21-like, with translation MVLSRNLHLSIIFIAVLFTFAQAANFEIRNNCPYTVWAAASPGGGRRLNRGEVWTINVPAGTKGGRVWGRTNCNFDGNGRGRCQTGDCNGLLQCQGYGAAPNTLAEYGLNGYNNLDFYDISLVDGFNIPMDFSPTNGGCHDIRCTADINGQCPAALRAPGGCNNPCTVYKTDRYCCNSGNCGPTDYSRFFKDRCRDAYSYPKDDATSTFTCSGNSNYRVVFCP, from the coding sequence ATGGTCCTCTCGAGAAACCTTCACCTCTCCATTATTTTCATTGCAGTCCTCTTCACCTTCGCACAGGCAGCCAACTTTGAGATCAGGAACAACTGCCCCTACACAGTCTGGGCCGCTGCATCACCAGGTGGTGGGAGGCGGCTCAACCGCGGTGAAGTCTGGACCATCAACGTGCCAGCCGGCACGAAAGGTGGCCGTGTCTGGGGCCGAACCAACTGCAACTTTGATGGCAACGGCCGAGGAAGGTGCCAAACCGGTGACTGTAATGGGCTTCTACAGTGTCAAGGCTACGGTGCAGCACCCAACACTCTAGCCGAATACGGGCTAAACGGTTACAATAACTTGGATTTCTATGACATTTCACTGGTTGATGGGTTTAACATCCCCATGGATTTCAGTCCAACCAACGGTGGCTGTCATGATATTAGATGCACGGCTGATATCAATGGCCAATGTCCGGCGGCGTTGAGGGCTCCGGGAGGTTGTAACAACCCTTGTACGGTGTACAAGACGGATCGATACTGTTGCAACTCAGGGAACTGCGGACCAACCGATTACTCCAGGTTCTTCAAGGATAGGTGCAGAGATGCCTACAGTTACCCCAAGGACGATGCCACAAGCACGTTTACCTGCAGTGGTAATAGCAATTACAGGGTCGTGTTTTGCCCATAA
- the LOC122087036 gene encoding uncharacterized protein LOC122087036: MEDFKKEEADVDSGKEFTVASSSSVSESSGDTALPKLGSVHGRTTGPTRRSTKGGWTEKEDEILTKAVKYFNAKNWKKIAEYFPGRTDVQCLHRWQKVLNPELVKGPWTKEEDDRIVELVEKYGCKKWSVIAKSLPGRIGKQCRERWHNHLNPDIKKDAWTKEEELALIRAHQIYGNKWAEIARFLPGRADNSIKNHWNCSVKKKLDSYLASGSSGDLHVIAFPNFDNHETKAGSIGGEMVGRSQGTLESVDQQIDLEGVVSPHLQSTVLRNAKGAQRQLHLQPVQNDLVEKYISLKEGLHGPRSPLSLIGSGDKDATTRSPISGISGDDAEMPDGSHHISSIQPELSCGTSSGFPQKLHLKRFAHERNDSTNLASFHHPGHAIISVSSSDVNLDVTGAARRNSFPPEMPLSVTAKRSIESPRRPWRYGVPMNGLISTDLSLNGEANNKFSSLPTCEFGGHNAEVGKQNNVPSAQLYIEDVNFGRLYYEPPVLKDLTVALENDRVSGTDNFIRIANSPVCCSTPPSHIQGISINCSSPESMLRNAAKNFRSTPSIIRKRVRDTSRQEANANDSDGICSPEVRTNSSTDTLGSKHSHLCEIDGQDSLNSTDIQNVKRIFLSHQNPIKSDASVSLKSVEKCLEDAFDMEWDHAKAKCNNSASAGDPYDANCNTNTKFICSDNSLEPRQVASGLS, translated from the exons ATGGAAGATTTCAAGAAGGAAGAGGCCGATGTTGACTCGGGAAAGGAATTTACAGTTGCTTCGAGCTCTTCAGTGTCCGAGAGTAGTGGCGACACCGCTCTTCCCAAGTTAGGGTCTGTCCATGG GAGGACGACTGGTCCTACCAGACGTTCGACAAAGGGTGGTTGGACAGAGAAGGAG GATGAAATTTTAACCAAGGCAGTCAAATATTTCAATGCAAAAAATTGGAAGAAAATAG CTGAATATTTTCCTGGTCGGACAGATGTTCAATGCCTACATCGGTGGCAGAAGGTTCTTAATCCGGAACTTGTTAAAGGACCTTGGACTAAGGAG GAAGACGATCGTATTGTTGAGTTAGTTGAGAAATATGGCTGTAAGAAGTGGTCTGTTATTGCAAAGTCCTTACCAGGGCGCATAGGGAAGCAATGTCGAGAAAG GTGGCACAACCATTTAAACCCAGATATAAAGAAAGATGCATGGACCAAGGAGGAGGAGTTGGCGCTCATACGTGCCCACCAAATATATGGAAACAAATGGGCAGAAATAGCGAGGTTTCTACCTGGAAG GGCAGACAACTCAATAAAGAATCACTGGAACTGTTCCGTGAAGAAGAAGTTGGATTCATATTTAGCTTCTGGGTCTTCTGGGGATCTGCATGTAATTGCCTTTCCCAATTTTGACAATCATGAAACTAAAGCAGGATCCATAGGGGGTGAAATGGTGGGACGAAGCCAAGGCACATTGGAGTCTGTTGACCAGCAAATAGACTTGGAGGGTGTCGTTAGCCCCCATTTACAGAGCACAGTTCTTAGGAATGCGAAAGGAGCTCAGAGGCAACTACATCTACAACCAGTTCAAAATGATCTGGTAGAAAAGTATATATCTTTGAAAGAAGGGTTACATGGTCCAAGGAGTCCCTTATCTCTGATCGGCTCTGGGGATAAGGATGCCACTACAAGAAGCCCGATCAGTGGAATTTCTGGAGACGATGCTGAAATGCCAGATGGTTCACATCACATCAGTTCTATTCAACCTGAACTATCATGTGGCACTTCATCAGGTTTTCCTCAGAAGTTGCATTTAAAGAGATTTGCACATGAGCGAAATGATTCTACCAATCTTGCATCTTTTCATCACCCAGGGCATGCTATCATTTCAGTTTCTTCTTCGGATGTTAACTTGGATGTTACTGGAGCTGCCAGAAGAAATAGTTTTCCTCCTGAGATGCCTCTTTCTGTCACTGCTAAGAGATCAATTGAATCTCCTAGACGGCCATGGCGCTATGGAGTTCCCATGAATGGATTGATTTCTACTGATTTAAGTTTAAATGGTGAAGCTAACAATAAGTTCTCAAGTTTGCCAACATGTGAATTTGGTGGCCACAATGCTGAAGTTGGTAAACAAAACAATGTCCCCAGTGCACAGCTATATATTGAGGATGTAAATTTTGGTCGCTTGTATTATGAGCCTCCCGTACTGAAGGATTTGACTGTGGCCTTAGAAAATGATAGAGTTTCAGGTACTGACAATTTTATCAGAATAGCAAACAGTCCAGTTTGTTGTTCTACTCCACCTAGCCATATACAAGGTATCTCTATTAATTGTAGCAGCCCAGAGTCTATGTTGAGGAATGCTGCAAAGAATTTTAGGAGTACCCCATCTATTATTAGAAAGCGAGTGCGTGATACTTCCAGACAAGAAGCCAATGCAAATGATTCTGATGGGATATGTTCACCAGAAGTAAGGACCAACAGTTCCACTGACACACTGGGATCGAAGCATTCACATTTGTGTGAAATTGATGGCCAAGACAGTCTCAACAGCACAGATATACAAAATGTAAAGCGGATTTTCCTATCTCACCAAAACCCTATAAAATCTGACGCATCTGTTTCTTTAAAATCTGTTGAAAAATGCCTAGAAGATGCATTTGATATGGAATGGGATCATGCCAAAGCTAAATGCAACAACTCAGCTTCTGCAGGTGATCCTTATGATGCCAATTGCAATACAAATACAAAGTTTATATGTTCAGACAACTCATTGGAACCTAGGCAAGTGGCATCAGGTCTTTCATGA